From the Daucus carota subsp. sativus chromosome 8, DH1 v3.0, whole genome shotgun sequence genome, one window contains:
- the LOC108197438 gene encoding mediator of RNA polymerase II transcription subunit 27 → MQQQQQSPPAPATTEAPPKQVALAMDRLNHAGRLIADIRLGADRILEAMFMAGQNRQSNKPLKLIVQEESSMRQFLQDLRAVGKQLEDSGVLNESLRSRSNSWGLHMPLVCPDGAVVAYAWKRQLAGQAGASAVDRTRLALKAFTDQKKRFFPHLDDDNETGSPLKKRCDKETSTGSEEEEPSELTTVSDILLSLEKEVQDVKTFTYQRLKWLKRAALLPMSSSEPFMDPSKEHSFHNSNKLGHSTMKDDAAGKISVIELLFPSIFRAVLSLHPAGSVYPDAVAFFSPDEGGSYLHARGFSVHHVFRHITEHAALALQYFTGIKAETALHSLLLWICSYRTLFTKVCSKCRRLLSMDKQSALMLPPVQRPYRDFPVRKFTSSEQSSATNHYQIIDSIEAYHIGCFPEEI, encoded by the exons ATGCAGCAGCAACAACAGTCCCCTCCGGCGCCGGCGACTACGGAGGCGCCGCCGAAGCAAGTGGCCCTAGCAATGGACCGCCTGAACCACGCCGGCCGTTTGATCGCCGACATCAGATTAGGCGCCGACCGGATTCTCGAAGCCATGTTCATGGCCGGTCAAAACCGGCAGTCAAACAAGCCCTTAAAATTAATCGTCCAAGAAGAGTCTTCTATGCGCCAGTTTCTCCAGGACCTCCGTGCCGTCG GAAAGCAGCTAGAAGATTCTGGGGTTCTGAATGAATCTCTTCGCTCAAGAAGCAATTCTTGGGGTCTTCACATGCCTTTGGTATGCCCAGATGGCGCTGTTGTTGCATATGCGTGGAAACGTCAACTTGCTGGTCAGGCTGGTGCATCTGCTGTTGATCGGACCAG GTTGGCATTGAAGGCATTTACTGATCAGAAGAAGAGATTCTTTCCCCATCTTGATGATGATAACGAGACCGGATCACCATTGAAGAAACGTTGTGATAAGGAAACATCAACAGGGAGCGAGGAAGAGGAGCCGAGCGAATTAACAACAGTATCTGATATTCTGTTGTCCCTGGAAAAAGAAGTCCAGGACGTCAAAACTTTTACATACCAGCGGTTGAAATGGTTAAAACGCGCAGCCTTGCTACCCATGTCATCTAGTGAGCCCTTTATGGACCCATCAAAAGAGCACAGCTTTCATAACTCAAATAAGTTAGGACACTCAACAATGAAAGATGATGCCGCAGGGAAGATTTCTGTAATTGAGCTGTTGTTTCCTTCGATCTTCAGAGCTGTACTGTCCTTGCATCCAGCTGGCTCTGTGTATCCTGATGCTGTGGCTTTCTTTTCACCTGATGAG GGTGGCAGCTATCTACATGCTAGGGGTTTTTCTGTTCATCATGTATTCAGACACATAACG GAACATGCTGCTCTAGCACTGCAGTACTTTACCGGCATCAAAGCTGAAACAGCATTACATTCCCTGTTG CTATGGATATGCAGCTATCGAACTCTATTCACCAAAGTCTGCAG TAAATGTCGGCGCCTGCTGTCAATGGACAAACAATCTGCTCTGATGCTACCTCCTGTTCAACGCCCTTATCGGGACTTTCCTGTTAGAAAGTTTACATCAAGCGAACAAAGCTCAGCCACTAATCACTACCAGATAATTGACAGCATTGAGGCTTATCATATCGGCTGCTTTCCAGAGGAAATATAG